One Brockia lithotrophica DNA segment encodes these proteins:
- a CDS encoding UDP-N-acetylglucosamine 2-epimerase produces MKILTVVGARPQFIKASVVSRELRRFGENVQEILVHTGQHFDPYMSDVFFRELELPRPDYHLGIGGGTHGQNTGRMVEAIEGVLFRERPDVVLVYGDTDSTLAGALAAAKLHIPVAHVEAGLRSFNRRMPEEINRVLTDHVSDLLFAPTEQAVENLRREGISGERVHLVGDVMYDAALWFAEGSRGRESLLASYALRPSAYALVTVHRAENTDHPERLLTIVRGFLRFAELMPVIWPVHPRTRKALETLSRQGALPQDVRRVIDGSFFAELDASGTVDRGNIRWIRPVGYGEMIVLERNARFIATDSGGVQKEAFFYRVPCATLREETEWTELVELGWNRLCPPLTVEGLYACLVEAYQSRGSEAFPYGKGDASHKVVRELLRRYG; encoded by the coding sequence ATGAAGATCCTCACCGTTGTCGGCGCTCGTCCCCAGTTCATCAAAGCTTCCGTTGTTTCTCGTGAACTTCGACGATTCGGCGAAAACGTGCAAGAGATTCTCGTCCACACGGGTCAACATTTTGACCCCTACATGTCCGACGTTTTTTTCCGCGAATTAGAACTTCCCCGGCCCGACTATCATCTGGGGATCGGCGGCGGAACTCATGGACAAAACACGGGTCGCATGGTGGAGGCCATAGAGGGCGTACTTTTTCGCGAGCGCCCTGACGTCGTCCTTGTGTACGGAGATACCGACAGCACCTTGGCGGGGGCCCTCGCTGCGGCAAAGCTTCACATCCCCGTGGCTCACGTCGAAGCAGGGCTCCGTTCCTTTAACCGACGCATGCCCGAAGAGATCAACCGCGTCCTCACGGACCACGTTTCCGACCTCCTCTTTGCCCCTACGGAACAAGCCGTAGAAAATTTGCGGCGGGAAGGTATCTCGGGAGAACGTGTGCACCTCGTAGGCGATGTGATGTACGATGCGGCCCTATGGTTTGCTGAGGGTTCGCGCGGGCGGGAAAGCCTTCTTGCGTCGTACGCCCTCCGACCGTCCGCGTACGCATTGGTCACCGTTCATCGCGCGGAAAATACGGATCACCCGGAACGTCTGTTGACCATCGTACGGGGATTCCTCCGCTTTGCAGAGCTCATGCCCGTCATTTGGCCGGTCCATCCCCGAACGCGCAAAGCCTTAGAAACGTTATCCCGGCAAGGAGCTCTTCCTCAGGACGTTCGCCGGGTGATCGACGGGTCTTTTTTTGCCGAGTTGGACGCTTCGGGTACGGTAGACCGGGGAAATATCCGGTGGATCCGACCTGTAGGATACGGAGAAATGATCGTTTTGGAGCGGAATGCCCGTTTCATCGCCACAGATTCCGGCGGCGTACAAAAAGAGGCTTTCTTTTACCGCGTACCGTGCGCTACACTACGGGAGGAGACGGAGTGGACCGAACTTGTCGAACTCGGATGGAATCGACTCTGTCCGCCGTTGACCGTAGAGGGTTTGTACGCGTGTCTCGTGGAGGCTTATCAGAGTCGCGGAAGCGAGGCCTTCCCGTACGGTAAAGGAGACGCTTCCCACAAGGTCGTACGGGAGCTCCTTCGGCGGTACGGGTAA
- a CDS encoding Manganese-dependent protein-tyrosine phosphatase, producing the protein MIDLHVHWLPGLDDGAQDEEEFFCMAETAVREGIQTIVGTPHHLNGVYVNPAEKVLEAEKRARFLLSERGIPLQVRAAQEVHLSSELFSALANDEILFLDGRKGRYLLLELPRHVPPDVDRWIYELRIRGIVPVLAHVERYALFREHPQRLFTLVERGAVLQVTAGSFAGAFGEDVRTFAVRLAENGWVHLVASDAHRASGRRGFYLREAYRILEGILGTEEVLAIHSRAEGILDGREISAEEGEPFPPVGKKGVFFARLKNLFGYNQ; encoded by the coding sequence GTGATCGACCTCCATGTCCACTGGCTTCCCGGTCTCGACGATGGGGCACAGGACGAAGAAGAATTCTTTTGCATGGCAGAAACGGCCGTACGAGAAGGGATTCAAACGATTGTCGGTACCCCTCATCACCTCAACGGGGTATACGTAAATCCTGCCGAAAAGGTACTGGAGGCGGAGAAACGGGCTCGTTTCCTTCTCTCGGAGCGGGGAATTCCCCTCCAGGTCCGTGCTGCTCAAGAGGTGCATCTGAGCTCGGAACTTTTTTCGGCGCTCGCCAACGATGAAATCTTGTTTCTCGACGGAAGAAAGGGACGTTACCTTCTTCTCGAGCTGCCCCGCCATGTTCCGCCGGATGTAGACCGATGGATTTACGAACTTCGCATCCGAGGAATTGTGCCGGTACTTGCCCACGTGGAGCGATACGCCCTCTTTCGCGAACACCCCCAACGCCTCTTCACCCTGGTCGAAAGGGGGGCGGTTCTGCAAGTTACGGCCGGTAGCTTTGCCGGAGCTTTCGGGGAGGACGTGCGGACTTTCGCCGTACGGCTCGCGGAAAACGGATGGGTCCACCTCGTAGCATCCGATGCTCACAGAGCTTCTGGCCGTAGGGGATTTTACCTCAGGGAAGCTTATCGCATTCTTGAAGGCATCCTCGGGACGGAGGAGGTTTTAGCCATTCACTCGCGCGCAGAAGGGATCCTTGACGGCCGGGAAATTTCCGCCGAAGAAGGGGAACCTTTCCCGCCGGTAGGAAAGAAGGGTGTATTCTTCGCGCGTCTCAAGAACTTGTTCGGCTACAACCAATAG
- a CDS encoding Tyrosine-protein kinase Wzc, with protein MIGRISRIRAAKDERQAQLVSWDDPTSPEAEAFRSLRTNLQFAAAARPYRSLLVTSSVPGEGKSLVSANLGVVFAQAGKKVLLVDADLRRPTLHKYLRTSNRVGLTNVLVGAHSLSSAIQELRIPGLSFLPSGPVPPNPGELLGSQIMHQLVEQLSNRFDLVFLDTPPVLFMSDARLLAPSVDGALLVVRWKFARRDLVKKAVQLLRLTNTHIYGVVFNSVANYEVNSYYGGYGY; from the coding sequence ATGATCGGTAGAATTTCCCGGATCCGGGCAGCTAAAGACGAACGCCAAGCTCAACTTGTGAGTTGGGACGACCCGACGTCACCGGAGGCCGAAGCCTTTCGAAGTTTACGCACCAACCTTCAATTTGCAGCTGCGGCGCGCCCCTATCGCTCGCTCCTCGTCACGAGTTCCGTCCCTGGGGAAGGGAAGAGTCTCGTTTCGGCTAATTTAGGAGTAGTCTTTGCGCAAGCCGGAAAGAAAGTTCTTCTCGTGGACGCCGATCTGCGGCGCCCCACGTTGCACAAGTACCTGCGTACGTCCAATCGCGTGGGATTGACCAACGTCCTTGTCGGCGCGCATTCACTTTCTTCGGCAATTCAAGAGTTGCGTATTCCGGGCCTTTCTTTTTTGCCCTCGGGTCCCGTACCTCCCAATCCGGGAGAACTTTTGGGCTCGCAAATCATGCATCAGCTCGTCGAGCAACTTTCCAACCGGTTTGACCTCGTCTTTTTGGATACGCCGCCGGTTTTGTTCATGAGCGACGCGCGTCTTCTCGCTCCTTCCGTTGACGGGGCCCTTCTTGTCGTGCGTTGGAAATTTGCTCGCCGCGATCTCGTGAAGAAGGCTGTTCAACTTTTGCGTTTGACAAATACACATATTTATGGGGTTGTATTTAATTCAGTAGCAAATTATGAGGTAAATTCATATTATGGAGGTTATGGGTATTAA
- a CDS encoding Glycosyltransferase, which produces MKIAFLAAQSSVHTVRWVNALAERGYEIHLFTVHPGREPLHPAVHVHEILGLFSKPSLSYFFSAPNLRKKISEVKPDILHAHYATGYGTLGRLSRFRPFLLSVWGSDVYEYPFSSPLHRYIVTRNLRAADLVLSTSQAMAQQTLKLEPNVRGIEITPFGVDVAQFRPHPEHKNPQLFTVGTVKSLAPQYGVDLLLHAFALAHRHLVENAPNIGRSLRLLIVGDGPDRKRLESLSRRLKIDKITTFVGAVPHKEVPRYLNQLDVYVALSRYESFGVAVLEAQACGIPVIVSEVGGLPEVVSHESTGFVVPKENPWSAAEKIILFALNRELLSKMGENSRKFVANSFSWEKSLKKMENIYEVVYKNKNKYKNPRV; this is translated from the coding sequence GTGAAAATCGCCTTCCTCGCCGCACAGAGTTCCGTCCACACGGTCCGCTGGGTGAACGCATTGGCAGAGCGAGGTTACGAAATCCACCTCTTCACGGTTCATCCGGGGCGAGAACCGCTACACCCGGCGGTTCACGTACATGAAATCCTCGGGTTGTTTTCCAAACCGTCTCTTTCATACTTCTTTTCTGCTCCTAACCTCAGAAAAAAAATTTCCGAGGTGAAGCCCGATATCCTGCATGCCCACTACGCAACGGGATACGGAACTCTGGGACGTTTATCCCGCTTTCGGCCATTCCTTTTGTCCGTGTGGGGCTCCGACGTTTACGAATACCCTTTCTCCTCGCCGCTTCACAGATACATCGTTACACGAAACCTTCGGGCGGCCGACCTCGTCTTATCCACAAGCCAAGCCATGGCCCAGCAAACCCTCAAGCTCGAACCGAACGTTCGTGGGATTGAGATCACGCCCTTTGGCGTCGACGTCGCCCAATTTCGCCCACATCCGGAACACAAAAACCCCCAGTTGTTTACCGTCGGAACGGTGAAGTCCCTCGCCCCGCAGTACGGCGTAGATCTCCTCCTTCACGCCTTTGCCTTGGCGCATAGACACCTCGTAGAAAACGCACCGAATATCGGGCGCTCGCTCCGCCTGCTCATTGTAGGCGACGGGCCGGATCGAAAACGCCTGGAATCCTTAAGTAGGCGTCTAAAAATCGACAAAATCACCACATTCGTGGGTGCCGTACCCCACAAGGAAGTTCCCAGGTACTTAAACCAATTGGACGTTTACGTCGCCCTCAGTCGGTACGAAAGCTTTGGAGTGGCCGTGCTCGAAGCCCAAGCTTGTGGAATCCCCGTAATCGTCTCCGAAGTGGGAGGACTTCCTGAGGTTGTCTCCCACGAATCTACGGGATTCGTCGTCCCCAAAGAAAACCCGTGGTCTGCAGCCGAAAAGATAATTCTTTTTGCTTTAAATAGAGAATTATTAAGTAAGATGGGGGAAAATTCTAGAAAATTTGTGGCTAATAGTTTTTCCTGGGAAAAAAGCCTAAAAAAAATGGAAAACATATACGAAGTTGTATACAAAAACAAAAATAAATATAAAAACCCCCGTGTGTAA
- a CDS encoding OsmC/Ohr family protein: MNTGAKGEYLVHVETLWEGNLRFRSTGPSGHSVVIDADRDHGGTDQGPRPMELLLHGLAGCTGMDIVLILQRMRVPLEGLSIQVEAERAEDHPRSFTKIHLHYRFAGTNLPEDKVRRAVGLSVEKYCSASASIAAPIVVTFEVNGQTYTYGTKPHRCTSEG, from the coding sequence GTGAACACCGGCGCAAAGGGGGAATACCTTGTGCACGTCGAAACGCTTTGGGAAGGGAACCTCCGCTTTCGTTCTACGGGACCGAGCGGTCATTCCGTCGTGATCGACGCGGATCGCGATCACGGGGGAACGGACCAAGGTCCGCGCCCCATGGAGCTTTTGCTTCACGGACTTGCCGGGTGTACGGGGATGGACATCGTGCTCATCTTGCAGCGGATGCGCGTGCCCCTCGAAGGGCTCTCGATTCAGGTGGAGGCCGAACGGGCGGAAGATCATCCGCGGAGCTTTACCAAAATCCACCTTCATTACCGCTTTGCGGGCACAAACCTTCCTGAGGACAAGGTGAGGCGGGCGGTTGGGCTTTCCGTAGAGAAGTACTGTTCGGCCTCCGCTTCGATTGCCGCCCCTATCGTGGTGACGTTTGAAGTCAACGGCCAGACGTATACGTACGGGACGAAACCTCATCGGTGCACATCGGAAGGGTGA
- a CDS encoding Spore germination protein GerD — protein sequence MRAASQKTANFAGRWEKGGKAMKRRRVWRRWIKRLRLWGVLAVVLVVVVGSMGGCASEGQSTGANRGSEYSSLKEMVRDILQTEEGKNALREALEDPEVRKSLYVQEAEAKATIRETLLSPEGAQLLQDTFHDPAFVAEYAKATAQEHAKLLKDLMKDPDYQKLVLATLKSPEFSQHLVHTLRSTDFRTVVKETANEVLEGPLFQERVAKLVKSQVEQQAKPQGQKEGDKEQKEQKEKTGSEGQGEEGEGR from the coding sequence GTGCGCGCTGCCTCGCAAAAAACAGCAAATTTTGCCGGGCGTTGGGAAAAGGGGGGAAAGGCGATGAAACGCCGACGCGTTTGGCGCAGGTGGATCAAGCGCTTGCGGCTTTGGGGCGTACTTGCGGTCGTCTTGGTCGTTGTCGTGGGAAGCATGGGGGGATGTGCCTCCGAAGGGCAATCTACCGGGGCAAACCGGGGAAGCGAATACTCCTCTCTCAAGGAGATGGTACGGGACATCCTTCAAACGGAGGAAGGGAAGAACGCCCTCCGCGAAGCGCTCGAAGACCCCGAGGTGAGGAAGTCCCTGTACGTTCAGGAAGCGGAAGCAAAGGCGACCATCCGAGAAACGCTTCTTTCTCCCGAAGGGGCGCAGCTTTTGCAAGATACCTTCCACGACCCTGCCTTCGTGGCGGAATACGCCAAAGCGACTGCTCAGGAACACGCCAAGCTTTTGAAAGATCTCATGAAGGATCCGGACTATCAGAAGCTCGTCCTCGCAACGCTCAAAAGTCCGGAATTCTCCCAACACCTCGTGCACACGCTTCGGTCCACGGATTTCCGCACGGTGGTTAAAGAAACCGCTAATGAAGTCCTCGAAGGCCCGCTCTTTCAGGAACGGGTCGCAAAACTCGTGAAGAGCCAAGTCGAGCAACAGGCAAAGCCCCAAGGCCAGAAGGAAGGGGACAAAGAACAAAAAGAGCAAAAGGAAAAGACAGGATCCGAGGGGCAGGGGGAAGAAGGGGAAGGACGATAA
- a CDS encoding N-acetylmuramoyl-L-alanine amidase, translating into MGVRRERFAARTERARALVFLAGIVLGTAAILVLRVAPWEAGWWFAPTSTPSSRGSLAGKLVVLDPGHGGIDGGAIGLGGEIVEDDTVLAIARYLRDYLQGAGAYARLTREGDYDLAGEGRGRRKERDMRVRAQIMNAPDVDLAVSIHLNSVLSPKWWGAQVFYGEDPPESACLAWHVQRALAEHLGTPRLPKKRDDLYLLRVARVPTILIEAGFLSHPEEARLLLTPIHQRRIALAIYDGIARYAEGNEPCPPPSSVPAQGKFRD; encoded by the coding sequence ATGGGGGTTCGGCGCGAACGGTTTGCAGCTCGCACGGAGCGGGCAAGGGCGCTCGTCTTCCTTGCGGGGATTGTTCTGGGAACCGCGGCAATTCTCGTCCTGCGCGTCGCCCCGTGGGAAGCTGGATGGTGGTTTGCCCCAACATCGACCCCATCTTCGCGCGGATCTCTTGCCGGGAAGCTCGTCGTCCTCGATCCCGGGCACGGCGGCATCGATGGAGGAGCCATCGGTCTCGGCGGAGAGATCGTCGAGGACGACACGGTTTTGGCCATTGCCCGTTACTTGCGGGATTACTTGCAGGGAGCGGGGGCATACGCACGGCTCACGCGGGAAGGGGATTACGACCTCGCAGGCGAGGGAAGGGGACGAAGAAAAGAGCGCGACATGCGCGTTCGCGCCCAGATCATGAACGCCCCGGACGTGGACCTTGCGGTGAGCATCCACCTCAACAGCGTTCTTTCTCCCAAGTGGTGGGGGGCACAGGTGTTTTACGGCGAGGATCCGCCGGAGAGCGCCTGCCTGGCCTGGCACGTGCAGCGTGCCCTAGCCGAACACTTGGGAACGCCGCGGCTTCCCAAGAAGCGCGACGACCTCTACCTCCTGCGGGTCGCACGGGTTCCCACGATCCTGATCGAAGCCGGTTTTCTTTCCCACCCCGAGGAGGCTCGCCTCCTTCTCACCCCAATACATCAAAGGCGTATAGCCCTCGCCATCTACGACGGGATTGCGCGCTATGCAGAGGGGAACGAGCCCTGTCCCCCACCCTCTTCCGTACCCGCGCAGGGAAAATTTCGGGATTGA
- a CDS encoding SSU ribosomal protein S9p (S16e): MARVRLVPGDGKIIVNGEPFEKRYSLLAHRLIVQEPLERAGALGQYDVYANVRGGGVTGQLEAIRHGIARALLRLNPEFRAVLKKAGLLRRDPRMKERKKYGLKKARRAPQFSKR; the protein is encoded by the coding sequence GTGGCACGTGTACGCCTCGTCCCCGGCGACGGGAAGATCATCGTGAACGGAGAACCTTTTGAGAAGCGCTACAGCCTCCTCGCTCACCGCCTGATCGTACAGGAACCGCTTGAACGCGCGGGGGCTCTCGGCCAGTACGACGTGTATGCGAACGTGCGCGGAGGTGGGGTTACCGGTCAACTGGAGGCGATTCGCCACGGAATTGCGCGGGCGCTCCTCCGCCTCAATCCCGAATTCCGCGCCGTTCTCAAGAAAGCCGGCCTCTTGCGCCGCGATCCACGGATGAAGGAGCGGAAGAAGTACGGGCTCAAAAAGGCGCGGCGGGCGCCCCAGTTTTCGAAACGTTGA
- a CDS encoding LSU ribosomal protein L13p (L13Ae), producing MQVQRTFMPTAEEALAQRKWYVVDAAGQPLGRIAAEIARILRGKHKAIFSPHLDVGDFVVVVNADKVELTGEKWEKKLYHFHSRYPGGLRTYTARQLWEKRPERLLELAVRRMLPKNRLGRRLMKKLYVYAGPDHPHVAQRPEPWPLGKFWPTGRGNAPRDGGETK from the coding sequence ATGCAGGTCCAGAGGACCTTCATGCCTACGGCAGAAGAAGCGCTGGCGCAGCGCAAGTGGTACGTCGTCGACGCTGCGGGCCAGCCTTTGGGTCGAATTGCGGCAGAGATCGCCCGGATCCTGCGGGGAAAGCACAAGGCCATCTTCTCCCCGCATCTCGACGTAGGCGACTTTGTCGTCGTCGTAAACGCCGACAAGGTAGAACTCACCGGGGAAAAGTGGGAAAAGAAGCTGTACCACTTTCACTCCCGCTATCCCGGAGGGCTGCGCACGTATACGGCCCGTCAGCTTTGGGAAAAGCGCCCCGAGCGGTTGCTCGAGCTCGCCGTCCGGCGCATGCTTCCCAAAAACCGCCTGGGGCGTCGGCTCATGAAAAAGCTTTACGTATATGCGGGTCCCGATCATCCGCACGTCGCCCAAAGGCCGGAACCCTGGCCGTTGGGGAAGTTTTGGCCAACGGGAAGGGGAAACGCACCGCGCGATGGGGGTGAAACGAAGTGA
- a CDS encoding tRNA pseudouridine synthase A: MRVALRVAYEGTKFFGFERQKQGRTVQDELETALLKTYGRPIPVVSAGRTDSGVHAVGQVVHCDVDPNIPVENIPYALNTRLPPDVRVWEAHAVPPTFHARKDAVRKRYVYRFDTRPIRLPFLRAFSAHVPGKLDVERMTEAAHYLVGTHDFRAFRNLGSSARTTIRTLFRAEVFARGFDVFFLVEGDGFLYHMVRILAGTLLEVGRNRRSPEDVARLLASGRREEAGPTAPPEGLWLFHVFYPPHLLPDPPAVQLFDFPEDIR; encoded by the coding sequence GTGCGTGTGGCGCTCCGGGTCGCTTACGAGGGAACCAAGTTCTTTGGCTTTGAGCGCCAGAAGCAGGGACGCACGGTTCAGGACGAGCTCGAAACCGCGCTCCTCAAGACGTACGGTCGTCCAATCCCCGTGGTTTCCGCAGGTCGGACCGATTCCGGCGTTCACGCCGTAGGTCAGGTCGTGCACTGCGACGTAGATCCCAACATCCCCGTCGAGAACATCCCTTACGCCTTGAATACCCGCCTTCCGCCTGACGTTCGGGTGTGGGAGGCCCACGCCGTTCCTCCCACGTTTCACGCCCGGAAAGATGCCGTGCGCAAGCGCTACGTGTACCGATTCGACACACGGCCAATACGCCTTCCCTTCCTCCGCGCTTTTTCCGCACACGTCCCCGGAAAACTGGACGTCGAGCGGATGACCGAAGCGGCGCACTACCTTGTGGGAACGCACGACTTTCGCGCCTTTCGCAACCTCGGCTCTTCCGCCCGGACTACGATTCGAACCCTGTTTCGTGCTGAGGTTTTCGCCCGAGGTTTCGACGTCTTTTTCCTCGTAGAAGGCGACGGTTTTCTCTACCACATGGTGCGCATCCTCGCGGGGACCCTCTTGGAAGTAGGGCGCAACCGCCGTTCTCCGGAGGACGTTGCCCGTCTTCTTGCTTCCGGTCGACGCGAAGAGGCGGGGCCCACGGCCCCGCCAGAGGGCTTGTGGCTTTTCCACGTCTTCTATCCCCCACATCTCCTGCCGGACCCGCCCGCAGTTCAGCTGTTTGACTTCCCCGAAGACATCCGCTAA
- a CDS encoding LSU ribosomal protein L17p produces the protein MSYRKLRRPTSARLAMLRSLVTDLILYERIVTTETRAKEVRKLADKLVTWAKNGSLHARRQAARIVRKERENPDDPRSRDALRKLFEEIAPRYRTRAGGYTRLLKLGPRRGDAAPMAVIEWVEE, from the coding sequence ATGTCCTACCGGAAACTCCGGCGTCCGACCTCGGCGCGCCTGGCGATGCTCCGCAGTCTCGTGACCGATCTCATCCTCTACGAACGGATCGTGACGACCGAAACTCGGGCCAAGGAAGTGCGGAAGTTGGCCGACAAGCTCGTGACGTGGGCCAAAAACGGGTCCCTTCACGCCCGGCGACAGGCGGCCCGCATCGTCCGCAAGGAACGAGAAAATCCCGACGATCCCCGGTCGCGGGATGCGCTGCGGAAGCTCTTCGAGGAGATCGCCCCTCGGTACCGCACCCGCGCAGGGGGATATACTCGCCTGCTCAAGCTCGGGCCGCGCCGCGGAGATGCCGCTCCCATGGCTGTAATCGAGTGGGTGGAGGAGTAG
- a CDS encoding DNA-directed RNA polymerase alpha subunit: MIEMEKPRVEVAEISPDGSYGKFVVEPLERGFGTTLGNSLRRVLLSSIPGAAITSVYIDGVLHEFSTIEGVLEDVTEIVLNLKRVALRIHSDEEKILEIEAEGEGTVTAGDIRADSDVEVLNPEQHIATLTDGARLYMRMTARRGRGYVGAENNKREDAPIGVIPVDALYSPVVRVNYTVEDTRVGQITNYDRLILEVWTDRTVRPDEAVGYAARILMDHLSLFTVLTGGGDPGSVLVERSADPLDRLYEMPIEDLDLSVRSYNSLKRAGINTVQELISRTEEDMMKIRNLGKKSLEEIRTKLSELGLDFRKED; the protein is encoded by the coding sequence ATGATCGAGATGGAAAAACCCCGTGTGGAAGTGGCGGAGATTTCACCCGACGGAAGCTACGGGAAGTTTGTCGTCGAACCGCTCGAACGCGGCTTCGGCACGACATTGGGGAATTCCCTCCGTCGCGTGCTCCTCTCGTCGATTCCAGGCGCGGCAATTACCTCTGTGTACATTGACGGCGTTCTTCACGAATTCTCCACGATCGAGGGCGTCCTCGAGGACGTCACGGAGATTGTCCTCAACCTCAAGCGCGTGGCCCTTCGGATCCATTCCGACGAGGAAAAAATCCTCGAGATTGAGGCGGAAGGCGAGGGCACGGTTACCGCGGGGGACATTCGCGCAGACAGCGACGTGGAAGTCTTGAACCCCGAACAACACATCGCCACCCTCACGGATGGGGCGCGTCTTTACATGCGGATGACGGCTCGGCGCGGTCGTGGGTACGTAGGGGCGGAAAACAACAAGCGCGAGGACGCTCCGATCGGGGTAATCCCCGTCGATGCCCTCTACTCTCCCGTCGTGCGCGTGAACTACACGGTCGAGGATACGCGTGTAGGTCAGATCACGAACTACGACCGCCTCATCCTCGAGGTGTGGACGGATCGAACCGTACGACCGGACGAAGCGGTTGGCTATGCGGCGCGAATTCTCATGGACCACCTCTCGCTTTTTACGGTCCTTACCGGGGGAGGGGATCCGGGGTCCGTCCTCGTGGAGCGTTCTGCCGATCCTTTGGATCGCCTTTACGAGATGCCCATCGAGGACCTGGACCTCTCCGTGCGCTCCTACAACAGCTTGAAGCGGGCGGGGATCAACACCGTCCAGGAACTCATCTCGCGCACGGAAGAGGATATGATGAAGATCCGCAATTTGGGCAAGAAGTCGCTCGAAGAAATCCGAACCAAACTTTCCGAGCTCGGCCTCGATTTCCGGAAGGAAGACTGA
- a CDS encoding SSU ribosomal protein S11p (S14e) has product MATKKRTTTRVKRRERKNVLKGIAHINSTFNNTIVTITDPQGNTVAWASGGTAGFKGTRKGTPFAAQLAAEQAARAAIEHGMREVEVRVKGPGSGREAAIRTLQAAGLEVTVIRDVTPIPHNGCRPPKRRRV; this is encoded by the coding sequence TTGGCGACGAAGAAGCGTACGACGACGCGCGTGAAGCGCCGCGAGCGGAAAAACGTCCTCAAGGGAATCGCCCACATCAATTCCACGTTCAACAACACGATCGTCACGATCACGGATCCGCAAGGCAACACCGTCGCTTGGGCGAGCGGGGGTACGGCGGGTTTTAAGGGAACGCGAAAGGGTACGCCCTTTGCCGCACAGTTGGCCGCAGAACAAGCGGCGCGCGCGGCGATCGAGCACGGGATGCGCGAAGTGGAAGTCCGCGTCAAAGGTCCCGGGTCTGGCCGCGAGGCGGCGATCCGTACGCTCCAGGCTGCTGGCCTCGAGGTGACCGTGATTCGCGACGTCACTCCGATCCCCCACAACGGTTGCCGTCCCCCCAAGCGGCGTCGGGTGTAA
- a CDS encoding SSU ribosomal protein S13p (S18e), producing MARIAGVDIPRDKRVVIALTYIYGIGRSLSEKILQETGVDPNKRVRDLTEDEVGRIRTYIERNFKVEGDLRREVAMNIRRLIEIGSYRGNRHRRNLPVRGQRTRTNARTRKGPRRTVAGKKKATKK from the coding sequence ATGGCGCGAATTGCCGGGGTCGACATCCCCCGCGACAAGCGGGTCGTCATCGCGCTCACGTACATCTACGGGATCGGGCGTTCGCTCAGCGAAAAGATCTTGCAGGAGACGGGCGTCGATCCGAACAAGCGTGTGCGCGATCTTACGGAAGACGAAGTAGGAAGGATCCGCACGTACATCGAGCGGAACTTCAAGGTAGAAGGAGACCTCCGCCGCGAAGTGGCGATGAACATTCGCCGACTGATCGAAATCGGGAGCTACCGGGGTAACCGCCACCGCCGCAACCTTCCCGTTCGCGGTCAGCGTACGCGCACGAATGCACGTACGCGGAAGGGACCGCGGCGGACGGTCGCCGGGAAGAAGAAGGCCACGAAGAAGTAA
- a CDS encoding LSU ribosomal protein L36p: MRIRTTVPRGVVPICGEEEEAVPASGARSKEAKRESVQPRTSAHEKEAIFVKVRPSIKPVCEKCKVIRRHGKVMVICSNPKHKQRQG; encoded by the coding sequence GTGCGAATTCGCACCACCGTTCCGCGCGGCGTCGTGCCGATCTGCGGGGAAGAGGAAGAAGCCGTTCCGGCGTCGGGCGCCCGCTCCAAAGAGGCGAAGAGGGAATCCGTACAGCCGAGGACATCCGCACACGAGAAGGAGGCGATTTTCGTGAAAGTCCGTCCCTCAATAAAACCGGTGTGTGAGAAGTGCAAGGTCATTCGCCGCCACGGGAAGGTCATGGTGATCTGTTCCAACCCCAAGCACAAGCAGCGGCAAGGTTGA
- a CDS encoding Translation initiation factor 1, translated as MGKDVIEMEGTVVEALPNAMFRVQLINGHTVLAHASGKIRMHYIRILPGDRVTVELSPYDLTRGRITYRHK; from the coding sequence GTGGGCAAGGATGTCATCGAAATGGAAGGTACCGTCGTCGAAGCTTTGCCCAACGCGATGTTTCGCGTACAATTGATCAACGGGCATACGGTCCTCGCCCACGCCTCCGGGAAGATCCGCATGCACTACATTCGGATCCTCCCCGGGGACCGCGTGACGGTCGAACTTTCGCCGTACGACCTCACGCGCGGCCGGATCACCTACCGCCACAAGTGA